The proteins below come from a single Ruficoccus amylovorans genomic window:
- a CDS encoding 3-hydroxyacyl-ACP dehydratase FabZ family protein, translating into MDDLVKTIPHRPPFLFIDEVTELREDGISARRTLRADEFYFAGHYPGNPIMPGVLLCESAFQAAAVYLVKKMEGEGTDMEGRTPILSRIGDAKFKNIVRPGETFTIDVTYTKTLADFHFLKAVVRRGDGKVAVALDFVLAMIAAEV; encoded by the coding sequence ATGGACGACCTCGTAAAAACCATTCCCCACCGTCCGCCGTTCCTCTTCATCGACGAGGTGACGGAACTGCGCGAGGACGGTATCAGCGCCCGCCGCACCTTGCGCGCGGACGAGTTCTATTTCGCCGGGCACTACCCCGGTAACCCGATCATGCCCGGCGTGCTTTTGTGTGAATCGGCTTTTCAGGCCGCTGCCGTCTATCTGGTCAAGAAGATGGAAGGCGAGGGCACCGACATGGAGGGGCGCACGCCGATCCTCTCGCGCATCGGCGACGCCAAGTTCAAAAACATCGTCCGCCCCGGTGAGACCTTCACCATCGATGTCACCTACACCAAGACGCTGGCCGACTTCCACTTCCTCAAGGCGGTGGTGCGGCGCGGTGACGGCAAGGTCGCCGTTGCGCTCGATTTCGTCCTGGCCATGATCGCTGCCGAGGTATGA
- a CDS encoding enoyl-ACP reductase FabI: MSFLSVSGKTFLITGVANRKSVAWHIAKTLEEAGAKTVFSVRSPERLESVKKLLGDRPAYVCDVEDETQIQALAEQAGPAHGPFAGLVHSIAFANFSAGPQPFHNTRREDFLQATTISCFSLVELARAFKPYLAPDAAVVSIGISSQVTAENYGYLSPIKAALDSATRFLAKSFSADTAVRFNTVNPGPLKTSASAGIPGYLENYLFAEKLTLRKQAVTTQEVANTAVFLLSPRSSGINGQSIVVNAGMDMNYFDREVLDAAMRPKI, from the coding sequence ATGAGTTTCCTGTCTGTTTCCGGAAAGACCTTCCTCATTACCGGTGTGGCCAACCGCAAGAGCGTGGCCTGGCACATCGCCAAGACGCTCGAAGAGGCGGGCGCGAAAACGGTGTTCAGTGTGCGCTCGCCCGAGCGGCTGGAGTCGGTCAAAAAACTCCTCGGCGACCGCCCCGCCTACGTCTGCGACGTGGAGGACGAGACGCAGATTCAGGCGCTGGCCGAGCAGGCCGGGCCCGCCCACGGCCCCTTTGCCGGGCTGGTGCACTCCATCGCCTTCGCCAACTTCAGCGCCGGGCCGCAGCCGTTCCACAACACGCGGCGTGAGGACTTCCTGCAGGCCACGACCATCAGTTGTTTTTCGCTGGTCGAGCTGGCGCGGGCCTTCAAGCCGTACCTCGCGCCCGACGCCGCCGTGGTTTCGATCGGGATTTCCTCGCAGGTCACGGCGGAGAACTACGGCTACCTTTCCCCGATCAAGGCCGCGCTCGACTCAGCCACGCGGTTTCTGGCCAAGTCCTTCAGCGCGGATACCGCCGTGCGCTTTAACACCGTCAACCCCGGCCCGCTCAAGACCAGCGCCTCCGCCGGCATCCCCGGCTACCTGGAGAACTACCTCTTTGCCGAAAAGCTGACCCTGCGCAAGCAGGCCGTGACCACGCAGGAAGTCGCCAACACGGCGGTCTTCCTGCTGAGCCCCCGCTCCAGCGGGATCAACGGCCAGTCGATCGTGGTCAACGCGGGGATGGATATGAACTACTTCGACCGCGAAGTCCTCGACGCCGCCATGCGGCCCAAAATTTAA